A stretch of DNA from Thalassospiraceae bacterium LMO-SO8:
GGCGAACGCGGCTTTCAGGTTTTCTTCGGTCTGGCTGCCTTTGAGGCTCATGTGTGCAACTCCCTTGGTATGTTTGGTGGACAAGGATTTTTAAGCATAAAGGTTATGCAATGACAGCCATTTGCTGTCAAGTTTAGAATTATTTTAATCTGATGAAGGCAGGCGTCCCCGGCCCCTGGAAAGGGGCGGGACACAGGGAATCAGGCTGTATCGCAAAGGCCGCGTGCGTTGCGCGGCCGTCAGGCGCCCTCGTCAGGCGCCTTGGGGGCGCACCCGCACGACCACGTCGACGCGCGACACTTCCATGCCGTCCGGCGCCGCCGGCAGGGCCGCGACCTCGACCTGGTCGCCGGGAATGTCGGCCAGTTCCCCCGACTGATCGAAATAGAAGTGGTGGTGGTCCGACATGTTGGTGTCGAAGTAGGTGCGCTGGGAATCGACGACGATCTCGCGCAGCAGGCCGGCGCGGTGGAACTGATGCAGGGTGTTGTACACGGTGGCGAGGGAC
This window harbors:
- a CDS encoding Fur family transcriptional regulator, with the protein product MHIPHDTRSQDTRQGARPFSHILDRLRGAGLRPTRQRMALAKLLFEGGDRHLTAEMLHADAQTANVRVSLATVYNTLHQFHRAGLLREIVVDSQRTYFDTNMSDHHHFYFDQSGELADIPGDQVEVAALPAAPDGMEVSRVDVVVRVRPQGA